Below is a window of Pseudodesulfovibrio sp. 5S69 DNA.
GCATCCCGACCGCCACCGTTTTCTGGCATCCACACCATCCAGTCCCCCGGTCCCACCGGAGGTGTTCGATGTTGGATGTCCAGGAAATGAATGATGGGCCGGGGACGGATGACCTTGGCGAAAACGGCAAACCCGGCCGCTTGTCGGGTGAGGCGAGGCTCCAGTCAGCCGCCTCCATTCTGGCCACGGCGATCCTGCGCCGAAAGGCAAAAAATGCATGTGTGGGCAATGAGTTAGAGGTTTTCGAAGATTCTTCCCCTGTGCTCGGAGAAGGACTTGATTCATTGCCGGAACAGAGCATTCATTCATGACAACTCGTCCGGAAACCAAAATAAGGAGTTGAAAATGAATGAGTTACAGAACGCCGCCACCGGCGGCAAGAATCAGGACCGAACCCGAAACTCAGTCCTTCGGCAGATGGCCCTGCTGCAATCCATGTCCCTGGAACAGCTCCGGGAAAAATGGCTCGACCTCTACGGAGAAGAGCCACCCCAGTACAAGAAACAATTCCTCATCAAGCGGCTGGCCTATCGCATCCAGGAGCTTTTCTACGGCGGGCTGTCCGAACAGGCCAAGGTCCATCTCCAGCAGGCCGCCAAGGAGGACCCGGTCGCCACTGTCAATCGACGCATCCCAGAAGAGCGGAAATCGAACGAAGCGATCCTGCCCGGGACCAGACTGGTGCGGGTCTGGAACGACCGGCGCTATGAGGTGATCGTCCTTGCCGATGGCTACGAGTTCGAAGGCCGCACCTTCCGGTCGCTCAGCGCGGTGGCCAGGGAGATCACCGGGACCAGGTGGAACGGCAAGGTCTTTTTCGGACTGAAGAAGGTTTACGGCAGAAAAGCCGAGGGAGGTTCGGATGCTTGATAACAGCAATGTCGCGCCGGGCAAAAACAAGACCCTGCGCTGTGCCATCTACACCCGCAAGAGCCACGAGGAAGGTCTCGAACAGGAGTTCAACTCGTTGGATGCGCAACGGGAATCGGCGGAACACTATATCGAAGCCCAGAGGATGCGTGGCTGGACGGCTCTGCCGGATCGCTACGACGATGGTGGATTCTCGGGTGGAAACATGGAGCGCCCGGGGCTGCGTCGCCTGCTGGCGGACATCGATGCCGGGAAGATTGACGTGATCGTGGTCTACAAGGTCGACCGGCTGTCCCGCTCGCTGCTGGACTTCATGAAGATGATCGACCTCTTCAACGAGAAGGGTGTCAGCTTCGTCTCGGTCACCCAGCACTTCAGCACCACCGACCCCACCGGCCGAATGTTTCTCGGCATCCTGATCACCTTCGCCCAGTACGAGCGGGAGGTCATTGCCGAACGCATCCGGGACAAGGTGGCGGCCGCCAAGCGCCGGGGGAAATACTGCGGCGGCGTACCCATTCTTGGATACGACGTCGACCGGAACAACAAGAAGCTGCTGGTCAACCCGGATGAAGCCAGGACGGTGCAGTACATCTTCCGCCGATTCATCCAGATCGGCTCGGCCAAGAAGCTGGGCCAGGAATTGAACGAACAGGGATACCGCACAAAAGCCTGGACCACCAAGAAAGGCAAGGTTCGCGAGGGCTCAGAATGGAATACAGGCCACATCTACCGGCTGCTGAACAACCGGGTCTATATCGGCGAGATTGCCCACAAGGATCGCAGCTACCCCGGTGAGCACGAAGGGATCATCGACCGGGCGACCTGGGACAAGGTGCAGGCCATCCTGGAGGACAACAAACCGGTCAAGGTTTCCATGGCAAGAACCAAAATGGTCGCCCCGCTGAAAGGCGTCATCCGCTGCGGCCACTGCGGATGCTCGATGGGACCGACCTACGCCCGCAAGAACGGCCGCCACTACACCTATTACATCTGTCAGAAGGACAGCAAGCGGACCGTGAGCCGGTGCCCCCTCAAACGGATTCCCGCCGGGGACATCGAGCAGGCGGTAATCGAGCAATTGAGCGCGGTGTTCCGCACGCCGACACTGGTAGCCAAGACCTACTTCGCGGCCCGGGACATAGAGCAGGCGGAGCGGGAGCGGCTGTTCAAGCAGAAAGCCCAACTCGAGATGGAGCTGTCGCAGGCGCGGGAGCAGGCACTCGAACTGATGAAACCTGGCAGCGATCATCCGGGCAAGGCCGAGATGCTGACGACGGTCAACCGCCAGGCAGTCGAGCTCTCGAAACAACTGACCCATGTGAGCGAGCGCTGCAGAGCTTACCAGGGGAACAGCATCACGGAACAGGATGTGTCGGAGGCCTTCCAGAATGTCGAGGGCTTCTGGGAAGACCTTTTCCCGGTGGAGCGGAATCGCCTCATCCGCCTCCTGGTGGACAAGGTGGAGATCCGCGAGACCGGAATCGACATGGAGCTGCGCACCAACGGATTGACAACGCTCATCGCCGAACTGGCCGGTCTGGCATGCGAAGTCACTGAACGGAGGGCAAGCCGATGAAAATGAAGCCGACCATTACCGTAGCCGACAACGGCAACCTGCAGATCCACATCCCGATGCTGATCCGGCGCATGCGCGGCCGCAAGACGGTCATCGCTCCCCAGGCCCTGGATGGGGATATCCCCGGGGCGCAGGAGCCGGTGCAGTCCGCCGTCCTCCAGGCGCTGGGAAGGGCCTTTTCCTGGGCCGACATCCTCGAATCCGGGCAGATCAAGTCCATCAGCGAGCTTGCCCGTACCCTCGACGTCGATGGCTCGTATGTGGCCCGCATTCTCAAGCTGACGACCCTGGCCCCCGACATCGTCGAAGCCCTGATCAACGGCGAGGAACCAAACGGGTTATCGCTGGCCAAGCTGACCCAGACCTTTCCCGAGGACTGGGCCGAGCAGCGCCGCCAGTTCGGCTTCGCCACCGACTGACGACCGGACCGGAGACCGCCCCAGAGAGCCGACCATCAGCGTCGGCTTTTCTTCTTTAGGGGGCAGGAAGCCGGAGTTGACCGCGCTTCTTTTCATGGCCGAGGCGGGCGATTTCGAAAAAAACGTCCGGTTGCGGCATCGAACGATGACCTAAGACAACCGCCCAAAATGGCAATCAGCCGCAAACCCTTATCAATCAGGGATGTAGCTTTCCGGACGAGCTTCGGACTTGGTCCGGAGAAAACAGAGAATCAGGGGCCAAACAGAGAAAGAAAGGCTGGAAGATGGGGAGAATCGATGGTGCGGAGAGGTGCTTCGGAAAGATGTGAAACAGGCGCAAACCCTTTAGAAACAAGGGGAAAAAGAAAACCCGTCACCCCGGAGAATGACCCCAGAGAGACGGGTTTGTCTTTTCTAAATGGTGGAGGCGGGGAGAGTCGAACTCCCGTCCGAGAACGATCCGCGAAAGCGTCTACAGGTTTAGGTCCGGATTAAGATTTCGTACGATGGCTTGCTCCGGGCCGGACGGCCATCGAACTAGATCCTTTGAGTGTTTCGCAGCTCCGGCAAGGAACGAACCTCGGCTTGCTAGCCCTATGATTTGACGATCCATCCCGCTTATAAGGCGTCGGCGGGTGAATCGTGACAAGCTGTGTTGTCAGGTGCAACTCTGCAATTAAGCAGCCATTGCGTAGTCGTAATTGTCGTTGGCAATTATTTTTGTGGTCGATTTTTACGAGGCCATCGACCAACCTCGACCTGCGGCTTCGGCTTCAACTATCCCCGTCGAAACCAGTGCGCCCCCATGTCAAAGAACCGTTCGAGACATGTCCTATATAAGTTCTGGTGACCGTTTGGCAACCAAAACCGGTGTTTTTTCCGAAAAGGGCATTCGAGCAACATTGTTTGAAAAAAGTTAATTTTATCGGATGAATGTATATAGTATAGAGAAAATCTAGATATACTCTAGAAAAAAACAGGCCGGTCTACGCATCCTTTGGGGTGGGGAAAAGGATCGTTTGTGAGTCCGGTGGGTTGGAATCCGGGGGGCAACCTGAGGAGTCTAGACTCCACCGGAGCAGAGAGGCGCGGGGCGCGGAGGGGGCTGCTTGACGGTTTCGGCTCAGTGGCTACTTCTCGGGTATTCCGGCCTCGATTCGCGGGCGCAAGGCAACTGCGCAATTTTGTCCAAGCCATGGGCGCGGGAGTGGGGTATCACGGATGGAACAGAGGGCAAGGGATGTCGACAGCCAAAGACAATACGTTTCAATTCGTCAACAGCGGGCGGGACCTGGGCGTGACCGTGCTCAACGCGGTCATGTGGGATTTCGCCTACGGCCGGCACGCCCATGAGGAAGTGGCCATGGGCGTGACCCTTGATGGTGTGCAGGAGTTCTCCTGCAAGGGGAAACGGTTCAGCAGCGTCCCCGGCGACATCATTCTGTTCAATCCCGGTGAGGCGCACAACGGCAACCCAGGCGGCGGGAACGCCCTGAAATACACTATGCTGTATCTCGACCCGGCCGTGTTCAACGGGCTCGCCCGGAGTGCGGCCGACAGCGACCAGGCGGAGCATCGCGCCGGGGAAGTCCATTTCTCGGACCCGGTCCTGCGCACCCTGATTTTGCGCACGGCACGGCTGGTGGCGGCCCCGAGGCGCAGCGGGCTTGAGATCGAGTCCTGCCTGTATGGCCTGGCCCGGCGGGTGACGAGCCGTATGGGCGTATACCGCCCGGACGGTTGGACCGACTCAAAGGATACGCTTTTGCTGCGAGCCCGGGACTATGTCCACGACAACATCGAGGACGACATCTCCATCGAGGATCTGAGCCGCGCCGTGCATCTGTCGAAATATCATTTCATCCGCCTGTTCCGGAGTCAGTTCGGGCTCACTCCGCACCAGTACATCATCAATTACCGCATCAACAGGGTTCGGGAGGAGCTCGCCGCCGGCGCGCCGTCCACGGACGTGGCCCAGCGGTTCGGCTTTTTCGACGTCAGCCACATGAACCGGCATTTCAAGCGCGCCTACGGCCTTACGCCCCGGCAGTACCAGATTCAACTTACCAAGTAGGGTTTCCATGCTCGGCATTATTCTGTTTTGCATCGGGGTCATGTATACCCCCGGTCCGGTGAATATACTCAGCCTGAACTGCGGTATGCAGCGCGGACCGGCCACGCACGTTCCGTTCTGTCTCGGCGTCGGAGCGGCGCTGGCCTTTTGGTTCACCCTGGTGGGCTACGCCGGGACTGCCGTGGTCGGCGGCGGCATGCTTCCGGTCATCGCCGGACTCGGAACGTGCTTCATCCTCTACCTCGGCTGGAAGGTGGTGACCTCTGACGTGAACCTGGTTCAGACCGAGGAACCCATGGCAGCCCTGGATTTCAAGGACGGTCTGCTTATGCAGTTGCTCAACCCCAAGGCGTTCATGGTGGTCCTGCCCGTGGCCACAATTCAGTTCCCGGCCGTCGGGATCGGGGGCGCGGCGGTGGCAGGGTGGTCCCTGGCCCTCGGCACTCTGAGCGTGGGCGCGCCCCTGTCCTATGCCGCCATCGGGGCGCTGGTCTCCAGGCGCATTGATAATGCGCGTTATTTCAAATGGCTGAACTACGCCATGGGAGCCATGCTTTTCCTCGTGGCCGGGGATATGGCCTACGAGCACGTCTATCTAGCACTTTTCGGCTGATGGCCTGCCGGGAAGGTCCGGTGTCTTGCGTAGCCGCCTGGCGCATCTGTTTTGGCCATCAAGGGAGCGCCCCTGGAGCCTTGCACGGTTTCAAGGGCTTTTTCCGTGGTGCGGGAGCAAGGAGGATTGGTCGCTAGCTCGCAAAACAGGAAGAAGGGCCATTTTTGTTCAGATAATTGGTTGCATGTCGGCCGGATGCTGTTAAGGTGGGGACAATAATCATTTCCACATGGAGGCATCATGAGCAACAGACGTGTTTTCCTTAAATCTGCCCTGGCCCTAGCTGCCGGGTTGTCCCTCGGTGTCCACAAGGCTTCGGCTGAAACCGGCCCGTTCCCTTCGAACATCGTCTACACTGCCGATGATCCAGGCATCTGGGCGAAAAAGGCCCCAATCCACCTGCCCCAGGTGAGCATGGAGGGCGGCAAGCTCACCGTGCAGACCAAGCACCCCATGAGCGAGGCCCATTTTATCGTCCGCCACACCGTGGTCGGCGCGGACGGCAAGGTCATCGGCGCCCAGGTCTTCACGCCCAAGGACAAGCCGATTTCCACTTACGATCTCCCGCCTAAGGGTGAATACTACGCCACGAGCTTCTGTAATCTGCACGATTTTTGGGTAACGAAGTTCACGGTCTAGTTCTGCATCAATGACAAAAAAGCCCGCACGCCTTGCCGTGC
It encodes the following:
- a CDS encoding AraC family transcriptional regulator; translation: MSTAKDNTFQFVNSGRDLGVTVLNAVMWDFAYGRHAHEEVAMGVTLDGVQEFSCKGKRFSSVPGDIILFNPGEAHNGNPGGGNALKYTMLYLDPAVFNGLARSAADSDQAEHRAGEVHFSDPVLRTLILRTARLVAAPRRSGLEIESCLYGLARRVTSRMGVYRPDGWTDSKDTLLLRARDYVHDNIEDDISIEDLSRAVHLSKYHFIRLFRSQFGLTPHQYIINYRINRVREELAAGAPSTDVAQRFGFFDVSHMNRHFKRAYGLTPRQYQIQLTK
- a CDS encoding recombinase family protein, with the translated sequence MLDNSNVAPGKNKTLRCAIYTRKSHEEGLEQEFNSLDAQRESAEHYIEAQRMRGWTALPDRYDDGGFSGGNMERPGLRRLLADIDAGKIDVIVVYKVDRLSRSLLDFMKMIDLFNEKGVSFVSVTQHFSTTDPTGRMFLGILITFAQYEREVIAERIRDKVAAAKRRGKYCGGVPILGYDVDRNNKKLLVNPDEARTVQYIFRRFIQIGSAKKLGQELNEQGYRTKAWTTKKGKVREGSEWNTGHIYRLLNNRVYIGEIAHKDRSYPGEHEGIIDRATWDKVQAILEDNKPVKVSMARTKMVAPLKGVIRCGHCGCSMGPTYARKNGRHYTYYICQKDSKRTVSRCPLKRIPAGDIEQAVIEQLSAVFRTPTLVAKTYFAARDIEQAERERLFKQKAQLEMELSQAREQALELMKPGSDHPGKAEMLTTVNRQAVELSKQLTHVSERCRAYQGNSITEQDVSEAFQNVEGFWEDLFPVERNRLIRLLVDKVEIRETGIDMELRTNGLTTLIAELAGLACEVTERRASR
- a CDS encoding LysE family translocator is translated as MLGIILFCIGVMYTPGPVNILSLNCGMQRGPATHVPFCLGVGAALAFWFTLVGYAGTAVVGGGMLPVIAGLGTCFILYLGWKVVTSDVNLVQTEEPMAALDFKDGLLMQLLNPKAFMVVLPVATIQFPAVGIGGAAVAGWSLALGTLSVGAPLSYAAIGALVSRRIDNARYFKWLNYAMGAMLFLVAGDMAYEHVYLALFG
- a CDS encoding desulfoferrodoxin family protein, with the translated sequence MSNRRVFLKSALALAAGLSLGVHKASAETGPFPSNIVYTADDPGIWAKKAPIHLPQVSMEGGKLTVQTKHPMSEAHFIVRHTVVGADGKVIGAQVFTPKDKPISTYDLPPKGEYYATSFCNLHDFWVTKFTV
- a CDS encoding DUF2924 domain-containing protein translates to MNELQNAATGGKNQDRTRNSVLRQMALLQSMSLEQLREKWLDLYGEEPPQYKKQFLIKRLAYRIQELFYGGLSEQAKVHLQQAAKEDPVATVNRRIPEERKSNEAILPGTRLVRVWNDRRYEVIVLADGYEFEGRTFRSLSAVAREITGTRWNGKVFFGLKKVYGRKAEGGSDA